The Candidatus Pantoea soli genome window below encodes:
- a CDS encoding carbon starvation CstA family protein yields the protein MNNVKTGLIWLVVALMGAGAFAMLALSRGEHVNAVWLVIASVACYSIAYRFYSLFIAKRIFELDDNRRTPAERLNDGLDYVPTNKWVLFGHHFAAIAGAGPLVGPILAAQMGFLPGTLWILIGVMLAGAVQDFLVLFISTRRDGRSLGEMARQELGSFAGVVTMLGALGVMIIILSALALVVVKALANSPWGLFTIAATIPIALFMGVYMRFLRPGKIAEVSAIGFVLMMAAIIYGGNVAADPYWGPFFTLKGTELTWVLVIYGFVASSLPVWLLLAPRDYLSTFLKIGVIIGLAIGIVFAMPELKMPAVTKFIDGTGPVFAGSLFPFLFITIACGAISGFHALVSSGTTPKLVERESHIRFIGYGAMLMESFVAIMALICASVLDPGVYFALNAPAALIGTSVENASQVINGWGFVVTPEMLSGIAREVGESTILSRAGGAPTFAVGMAHIITEVFNSRAMMAFWYHFAILFEALFILTAVDAGTRACRFMVQDLAGTVVPSLANNRSWLGNMAGTTVAVAGWGFFVYQGVVDPLGGINTLWPLFGIGNQMLASMALILGTVVLFKMKKQRYAWVTILPTAWLFITSMTAGWQKIFHEKPAIGFLAQAAKFRKGIDEGVIIAPAKTLADMQTIVFSNQINAALCGFFMLVAVTMLIAAFFVIRRALRSQVPTTHESAVSLRQEVRNV from the coding sequence ATGAACAACGTCAAAACCGGATTGATCTGGTTAGTTGTGGCGTTAATGGGTGCGGGTGCGTTTGCCATGCTGGCGCTCAGTCGTGGCGAGCACGTCAACGCCGTCTGGCTGGTGATTGCGTCCGTTGCCTGCTACAGCATTGCTTATCGCTTTTACAGCCTGTTTATCGCAAAGCGCATTTTTGAACTGGATGACAATCGCCGGACGCCGGCGGAGCGCCTGAATGACGGGCTGGATTACGTTCCGACCAACAAATGGGTGCTATTCGGCCACCATTTTGCCGCGATTGCCGGCGCTGGCCCGCTGGTCGGCCCGATTCTGGCGGCGCAGATGGGCTTCCTGCCCGGCACGCTGTGGATTCTCATCGGCGTGATGCTGGCAGGTGCGGTGCAGGATTTTCTGGTGCTGTTTATCTCCACCCGCCGCGATGGCCGCTCGCTGGGAGAAATGGCGCGACAGGAGCTGGGATCGTTTGCCGGTGTCGTCACGATGCTGGGCGCGCTGGGCGTGATGATCATTATTCTCTCGGCGCTGGCGCTGGTGGTAGTGAAAGCGCTGGCTAACAGCCCGTGGGGCCTGTTCACCATTGCCGCCACCATTCCGATTGCGCTGTTTATGGGCGTCTATATGCGCTTTCTGCGTCCCGGTAAAATTGCCGAAGTTTCCGCGATTGGCTTTGTGCTGATGATGGCCGCGATTATCTACGGCGGCAATGTGGCTGCCGATCCTTACTGGGGCCCTTTCTTTACCCTGAAAGGCACGGAACTGACCTGGGTGCTGGTGATTTACGGCTTTGTGGCGTCGTCGCTGCCGGTCTGGCTGCTGCTGGCCCCGCGCGACTATCTCTCCACCTTTTTAAAAATAGGCGTGATCATCGGCCTGGCGATTGGCATTGTGTTTGCCATGCCGGAGCTGAAGATGCCAGCGGTGACCAAATTTATTGATGGCACCGGTCCGGTATTTGCCGGTTCGCTATTCCCGTTCCTGTTTATCACCATCGCCTGCGGCGCGATTTCCGGTTTTCACGCGCTGGTTTCCAGCGGCACCACGCCCAAACTGGTGGAGCGTGAAAGCCACATCCGCTTCATCGGCTACGGCGCGATGCTGATGGAATCCTTTGTCGCCATCATGGCGCTGATCTGCGCCTCGGTGCTCGATCCCGGCGTCTACTTTGCGCTGAACGCGCCGGCCGCGCTGATTGGCACCAGCGTGGAAAATGCGTCACAGGTGATCAATGGCTGGGGCTTTGTGGTGACGCCAGAGATGCTCAGCGGCATTGCCCGTGAAGTGGGTGAAAGCACGATCCTTTCCCGCGCCGGCGGCGCCCCAACCTTTGCCGTTGGCATGGCGCATATCATCACCGAGGTGTTTAACAGCCGCGCCATGATGGCGTTCTGGTATCACTTTGCCATTCTGTTTGAAGCGCTGTTTATTCTGACCGCCGTCGATGCCGGCACCCGCGCCTGCCGTTTTATGGTGCAGGACCTGGCAGGCACTGTCGTGCCGTCACTGGCGAACAACCGCTCCTGGCTGGGTAATATGGCGGGGACCACCGTTGCGGTGGCCGGCTGGGGCTTCTTTGTTTATCAGGGCGTGGTCGACCCGCTCGGCGGCATTAACACCCTGTGGCCACTGTTTGGTATCGGCAACCAGATGCTGGCCTCAATGGCGCTGATCCTCGGCACGGTGGTGCTGTTCAAAATGAAAAAGCAGCGTTATGCCTGGGTCACCATTCTGCCTACTGCCTGGCTGTTTATCACCTCCATGACCGCCGGCTGGCAGAAGATCTTTCATGAAAAACCGGCGATCGGATTCCTGGCGCAGGCGGCAAAATTCCGCAAAGGGATTGATGAAGGCGTGATTATCGCGCCGGCGAAAACCCTGGCTGACATGCAAACCATTGTGTTCAGTAATCAGATTAACGCGGCCCTGTGCGGTTTCTTTATGCTGGTCGCCGTCACCATGCTGATTGCCGCTTTCTTTGTGATCCGCCGCGCGCTGCGCAGCCAGGTACCGACCACCCATGAATCTGCCGTCTCACTGCGCCAGGAGGTGCGAAATGTCTGA
- the pdeR gene encoding cyclic di-GMP phosphodiesterase yields MTDEQGQTLLYTLFGTTSPHWRLTSDSDALHFAEDENANTNLAVSLTPAQASLLRAMTVITSSINLTLSLHGSPVPMHFVGRKVNQSTWAGTASAWGDTSSVARDLTLGLSFAEQVVSEANSVIVILDQRGNIQRFNRLSEEYTGLKEQEVIGRNVFQLFMTKQEAQASRRNIAGFFRDGNSYEVERWVKTRKGQRLFLFRNKFVHSGSGKNEIFLICSGTDITEERRAQERLRVLANTDTVTGLPNRNAIHQQISLALELANGTQTGVVYLDLDNFKKVNDAYGHMFGDQLLQAVSLAILSCLGKDQTLARLGGDEFIVLAEHTSQAALEAMASRILERLRQPFRIGLIEVYSGCSIGIALAPLHGDDRESLIRNADTAMYHAKENGRGKCCVFTSEMNQRVFEYLWLDTNLRKALEQDHLVVHYQPKLDRDGEVRSAEALVRWISPERGMVSPAEFIPYAEESGLIVPLGRWVMLNVLQQIVKWRSEGIWLRVAVNVSAKQLIDQSIYSDLKQALGEAGLTDCPIDIELTESCLIENEAGALKLMKQFQELGAQVHLDDFGTGYSSLSQLARVPIDAIKLDQSFVRNINKQPVSQSLVRAIVAVAKALDLQVIAEGIETKAEEKFVLTNGVDGRQGYFYAKPMPAEQLGHWLAKHPARV; encoded by the coding sequence ATGACCGATGAACAAGGGCAAACGCTGTTGTATACCTTGTTTGGCACCACCAGCCCTCATTGGCGTTTAACTTCTGATAGCGATGCACTGCATTTTGCCGAAGATGAAAACGCCAATACCAATCTGGCCGTTTCGCTGACACCTGCACAAGCCAGTCTGCTGCGTGCGATGACTGTCATCACATCCAGCATCAATCTGACCTTATCCCTGCACGGTTCGCCCGTTCCCATGCATTTTGTCGGCAGAAAGGTCAATCAGTCCACCTGGGCCGGTACGGCCTCGGCGTGGGGCGATACCTCGTCTGTGGCCCGCGATCTGACCCTCGGCCTGTCGTTTGCCGAACAGGTGGTTTCCGAAGCGAACTCGGTGATTGTCATTCTTGATCAGCGCGGCAATATCCAGCGTTTTAACCGTCTGAGCGAAGAGTACACCGGACTGAAAGAGCAGGAAGTCATTGGCCGCAATGTTTTTCAGCTGTTTATGACCAAACAGGAAGCGCAGGCTTCTCGCCGCAACATTGCTGGTTTTTTTCGCGACGGCAACTCGTACGAGGTAGAGCGCTGGGTGAAAACGCGCAAGGGCCAGCGACTGTTTCTGTTTCGTAATAAGTTCGTTCACAGCGGCAGCGGAAAAAATGAAATTTTCCTCATCTGTTCCGGAACCGATATCACCGAGGAGCGACGCGCCCAGGAACGCCTGCGGGTGCTGGCAAACACCGATACCGTGACCGGCTTGCCCAATCGCAATGCCATTCACCAGCAAATTAGTCTGGCACTGGAGTTAGCAAACGGCACGCAAACCGGCGTGGTGTACCTCGATCTGGATAATTTTAAGAAGGTCAACGACGCTTACGGCCATATGTTCGGCGATCAATTGCTGCAGGCCGTTTCACTCGCGATCCTCAGCTGTCTGGGGAAAGACCAGACGCTGGCTCGGCTGGGCGGCGATGAGTTTATCGTCCTCGCCGAACACACCAGCCAGGCCGCGCTGGAGGCGATGGCCTCGCGCATTCTGGAGCGCCTGCGGCAGCCGTTCCGCATCGGTCTGATTGAGGTCTACAGCGGCTGCTCTATCGGTATCGCCCTCGCGCCGCTGCACGGTGACGATCGGGAAAGCCTGATCCGCAATGCGGATACTGCGATGTATCATGCGAAAGAGAACGGTCGCGGTAAATGTTGCGTGTTTACCAGCGAAATGAATCAGCGCGTGTTTGAGTATCTGTGGCTGGATACCAACCTGCGCAAAGCGCTGGAGCAGGATCATCTGGTGGTGCATTACCAGCCCAAACTGGATCGCGACGGCGAAGTGCGCAGCGCAGAGGCGCTGGTGCGCTGGATTTCACCCGAGCGTGGCATGGTTTCACCGGCCGAGTTTATCCCCTATGCCGAAGAGTCCGGCCTGATTGTGCCGCTTGGCCGCTGGGTGATGCTGAATGTGCTGCAGCAGATCGTTAAATGGCGCAGTGAAGGCATCTGGCTGCGCGTGGCGGTCAACGTTTCGGCGAAACAGCTGATCGACCAGAGTATTTACAGCGACCTGAAACAGGCGCTGGGCGAAGCGGGCCTGACCGATTGTCCGATTGATATTGAACTCACCGAAAGCTGCCTGATCGAAAACGAAGCCGGCGCGCTGAAACTGATGAAACAGTTTCAGGAGCTGGGGGCGCAGGTGCACCTGGACGATTTTGGTACCGGCTACTCCTCTTTGTCCCAGCTGGCGCGCGTGCCAATTGATGCCATCAAGCTGGATCAAAGCTTTGTCAGAAATATCAATAAACAACCGGTTTCCCAGTCGCTGGTGCGTGCGATTGTTGCGGTTGCCAAAGCCTTGGATTTGCAGGTGATTGCCGAGGGCATTGAAACCAAAGCCGAAGAAAAATTTGTGCTGACCAATGGCGTTGATGGGCGTCAGGGCTATTTTTACGCCAAGCCAATGCCCGCAGAACAGCTCGGGCATTGGCTGGCTAAGCATCCTGCCCGCGTTTAA
- a CDS encoding YbdD/YjiX family protein produces the protein MSESIRGWKKPQGRWHIQRCLPIGAAVTPPPRRRWQQIWHGLQQSFRLMVGVHDYQTYLKHMREKHPLQTPMDERTFHRYCLDARFPSQAGKLGKCPC, from the coding sequence ATGTCTGAGTCCATCCGCGGCTGGAAAAAACCGCAGGGGCGCTGGCATATCCAGCGCTGCTTACCGATTGGCGCTGCCGTTACCCCACCGCCGCGCCGCCGCTGGCAGCAAATCTGGCACGGTTTACAGCAAAGTTTCCGGTTAATGGTTGGCGTGCACGACTATCAAACTTATCTGAAGCATATGCGCGAGAAGCACCCGCTGCAGACGCCGATGGATGAGCGCACCTTTCACCGCTACTGCCTTGACGCCCGCTTCCCCAGTCAGGCAGGAAAACTCGGCAAATGTCCCTGCTGA
- a CDS encoding FdhF/YdeP family oxidoreductase has protein sequence MKFKRKIQPYRAAAGGWGSLEATTRFVLDSKAALKNMRNLMRMNKARGFDCPGCAWGDDNKSTFSFCENGAKAVTWEATRRVVEPAFFAQHSVTTLYQQSDYFLEYQGRLTHPMRYNSETDHYEPISWDDAFALIAQHLQAMEHPNQLELYTSGRASNEASWLYQLFGRVMGTNNFPDCSNMCHEASGTGLKRSIGVGKGTIRLDDFDHADAIFVLGQNPGTNHPRMLHSLRHAADHGAKIVTFNTLRERGLERFADPQKPLEVVTSMAGTISSAYYQPNLGGDMAAVRGMVKALLEEQRQRLARGEKGIFDQAFIDAHTQGVENYLTAVDNTRWDQIVQQSGLSEAQIREAAAIYLSAERVIITWAMGITQHKHSVDTVREIVNLQLLFGQLGKKGAGLCPVRGHSNVQGNRTMGIDEKPGKPFLDALGARFDFEPPREHGHNTVEALNAMLRDEVKVLIALGGNLAAAAPDSPITEEALQRCGLTVHISTKLNRSHLVPGHEGLILPTLGRTERDRQASGNQFVTVEDSFSMVHASEGVGIPLAETQRSETAIVAGIAHATLGSDRIDWLGMAADYNVIRDHIAATIPGFADFNAKCDIPGGFYLGNAAAELRFNTPSKQAEFSAAALPTSLFPQLDSATAVPFTLQTLRSHDQYNTTIYGLDDRYRGVYGQREVVFIHPDDMAALGFSEGQQVDIETLWNDGLTRRVSGFKLVPYNIPRGNLAAYYPETNPLVPLSSYGDGSGTPTSKSVPVKLTLSAAMPTQRIA, from the coding sequence ATGAAATTTAAACGTAAAATTCAGCCGTACCGCGCCGCTGCTGGCGGCTGGGGCTCACTGGAAGCCACTACCCGTTTCGTTCTCGACAGCAAAGCTGCCCTGAAAAATATGCGCAACCTGATGCGCATGAACAAAGCACGCGGCTTTGACTGCCCCGGCTGCGCCTGGGGTGATGACAATAAAAGTACCTTCAGTTTCTGTGAAAACGGCGCCAAAGCGGTAACCTGGGAAGCCACCCGCCGCGTGGTGGAACCCGCCTTCTTTGCACAGCACAGCGTGACGACGCTTTATCAGCAGAGCGACTACTTCCTGGAGTATCAGGGCCGCCTTACCCATCCGATGCGCTATAACAGCGAAACCGATCACTATGAGCCGATCAGCTGGGACGACGCTTTTGCGCTGATTGCGCAGCATCTGCAGGCGATGGAGCATCCGAATCAGCTGGAGCTCTATACCTCCGGCCGTGCCAGTAATGAAGCTTCCTGGCTCTATCAGCTGTTTGGCCGCGTGATGGGTACCAACAACTTTCCGGACTGCTCTAACATGTGCCACGAAGCCAGCGGCACCGGCCTGAAACGCAGTATTGGCGTGGGCAAAGGCACCATCCGGCTTGATGATTTTGACCATGCGGACGCGATCTTTGTACTGGGCCAGAACCCCGGCACTAACCATCCGCGCATGCTGCACAGCCTGCGCCATGCCGCCGATCACGGCGCAAAAATTGTCACCTTCAATACCCTGCGCGAGCGCGGGCTGGAACGCTTTGCCGATCCGCAAAAACCGCTGGAAGTGGTCACCTCGATGGCCGGCACCATCAGTTCGGCCTATTATCAGCCCAACCTCGGTGGCGATATGGCGGCCGTGCGTGGCATGGTTAAGGCGCTGCTGGAAGAGCAACGCCAGCGCCTCGCCCGCGGCGAGAAAGGTATCTTCGACCAGGCCTTTATTGATGCGCATACGCAGGGCGTGGAAAACTACCTGACGGCCGTGGACAACACGCGCTGGGACCAGATTGTGCAGCAGTCCGGCCTGAGTGAAGCGCAGATCCGGGAAGCAGCAGCAATTTACCTCAGCGCAGAGCGCGTCATCATCACCTGGGCGATGGGCATTACGCAGCACAAGCATTCGGTGGACACGGTACGCGAAATCGTCAACCTGCAGCTGCTGTTCGGCCAGCTGGGCAAAAAAGGTGCCGGCCTCTGCCCGGTGCGCGGCCACAGTAACGTTCAGGGCAACCGCACCATGGGCATTGATGAAAAGCCGGGCAAGCCGTTCCTTGATGCGCTGGGCGCGCGCTTTGATTTCGAACCGCCGCGCGAACATGGTCATAACACGGTGGAAGCGCTCAACGCCATGCTGCGTGATGAAGTGAAGGTGCTGATTGCGCTGGGCGGCAACCTTGCCGCCGCTGCGCCGGACTCCCCGATTACGGAAGAAGCGCTGCAGCGCTGTGGCCTCACCGTGCACATCAGCACCAAGCTCAACCGCAGCCATCTGGTGCCCGGTCACGAAGGGCTGATCCTGCCAACGCTGGGCCGTACCGAGCGCGATCGTCAGGCAAGCGGCAACCAGTTTGTGACGGTGGAAGACTCGTTCAGCATGGTGCACGCTTCGGAAGGCGTTGGCATTCCGCTGGCAGAGACGCAGCGCTCCGAAACCGCGATTGTCGCCGGTATCGCGCACGCCACACTGGGCAGCGATCGTATCGACTGGCTGGGCATGGCCGCCGATTACAACGTTATTCGCGATCACATCGCCGCCACGATTCCGGGCTTTGCGGACTTCAACGCGAAGTGCGATATTCCCGGCGGATTCTATCTGGGTAACGCGGCGGCCGAGCTGCGCTTTAACACACCATCTAAGCAGGCGGAATTCAGCGCCGCAGCCCTGCCGACGTCCCTGTTCCCGCAGCTGGACAGCGCCACCGCGGTGCCGTTTACGCTGCAGACGCTGCGCTCGCATGACCAGTACAACACCACGATTTACGGCCTCGATGACCGTTACCGCGGGGTTTATGGCCAGCGCGAAGTGGTGTTTATCCACCCGGACGATATGGCTGCGCTGGGCTTCAGCGAAGGTCAGCAGGTTGATATCGAAACCCTGTGGAATGACGGTCTGACGCGTCGCGTCAGCGGCTTCAAACTGGTGCCGTATAATATTCCGCGCGGTAACCTGGCGGCCTATTATCCGGAGACCAACCCGCTGGTGCCGCTCTCCAGCTACGGTGACGGCAGCGGTACACCTACTTCAAAATCTGTGCCGGTAAAACTGACGCTCAGCGCCGCCATGCCGACCCAGCGTATCGCCTGA
- a CDS encoding exoribonuclease II: MFQDNPLLAQLKEKLHAQTPRAEGVVKGTEKGFGFLEVDAQKSYFIPPPQMKKVMHGDRISAVIHTDKDRESAEPEALIEPFLTRFVGRVQKKDDRLSIVPDHPLLKDAIQCRAVRGLTHDFQNGDWAVAEMRRHPLKGDRGFYAELTEFIVTADDHLAPWWVTLSRHNLEREAPEVGFGEMLDEQLQREDLTALNFVTIDSASTEDMDDALYVEETAEGNLLLTIAIADPTAYVAEGSELDKLAARRAFTNYLPGFNIPMLPRALSDDVCSLRPNVKRPALACRVTVLADGSLADDVHFFAAWIESKAKLVYDEVSDWLENSGSWQPESDAIAQQIRLLHRLCLARGEWRQTHALVFKDRPDYRFVLGEKGEVLDIIAEPRRIANRIVEEAMILANVCAANVLQQKLGFGIYNLHTGFDLANAEQAAGVLAGHGITVDPQAITTLEGFRQLRRELDAQPTQYLDSRIRRFQSFAEISTEPGPHFGLGLEAYATWTSPIRKFGDMINHRLLKAIVRGESIARPQDEVTVTMGERRRLNRMAERDVGDWLYARFLAPFAGTDRKFSAEIIDVSRGGMRVRLQENGAVAFIPAPFIHAVRDELVCSQENGTVQIKGEVAYRVTDIIDVTIAEVRMETRSVVARPAA; encoded by the coding sequence ATGTTCCAGGATAACCCGCTGCTCGCGCAGCTGAAAGAGAAGCTTCACGCGCAGACGCCGCGCGCCGAAGGTGTAGTAAAAGGCACGGAAAAAGGCTTTGGCTTCCTCGAAGTTGATGCTCAGAAAAGCTACTTCATCCCGCCGCCGCAGATGAAAAAAGTGATGCACGGTGACCGTATTTCTGCGGTAATCCACACCGATAAAGATCGCGAGAGCGCGGAGCCGGAAGCCCTGATTGAGCCGTTCCTGACGCGCTTTGTCGGCCGCGTGCAGAAGAAAGATGACCGTCTTTCTATCGTACCGGATCATCCTTTGCTGAAAGACGCCATTCAGTGCCGCGCGGTGCGTGGACTGACGCACGATTTCCAGAACGGCGACTGGGCCGTTGCTGAAATGCGCCGCCATCCGCTGAAAGGCGACCGCGGCTTTTATGCTGAACTCACCGAATTCATTGTCACCGCAGATGACCATCTTGCGCCGTGGTGGGTCACGCTCTCCCGCCATAACCTGGAGCGCGAAGCGCCCGAAGTCGGCTTTGGCGAGATGCTGGACGAACAGCTGCAGCGTGAAGACCTCACCGCGCTGAACTTCGTGACCATCGACAGCGCCAGCACCGAAGATATGGATGATGCGCTGTATGTGGAAGAGACCGCGGAAGGCAATCTGCTGCTGACCATCGCCATTGCCGATCCCACCGCTTATGTCGCGGAAGGCAGCGAGCTGGACAAGCTGGCCGCCCGCCGTGCCTTCACCAACTATCTGCCAGGCTTCAACATTCCGATGCTGCCACGCGCGCTGTCAGACGATGTCTGCTCGCTGCGTCCAAACGTAAAACGTCCGGCGCTGGCGTGTCGCGTGACCGTGCTGGCCGATGGCAGCCTGGCGGACGACGTGCACTTCTTCGCGGCGTGGATCGAATCCAAAGCCAAGCTGGTGTACGACGAAGTGTCTGACTGGCTGGAAAACAGCGGCAGCTGGCAGCCGGAAAGCGACGCCATCGCGCAGCAGATTCGCCTGCTGCATCGCCTGTGCCTGGCGCGCGGTGAATGGCGCCAGACCCATGCGCTGGTGTTTAAAGATCGCCCGGACTACCGCTTCGTGCTGGGTGAGAAAGGTGAAGTGCTGGATATTATTGCCGAGCCGCGCCGCATCGCCAACCGTATCGTGGAAGAGGCGATGATTCTGGCTAACGTCTGTGCGGCAAACGTGCTGCAGCAGAAGCTGGGCTTTGGCATTTATAACCTGCACACCGGCTTTGATCTGGCCAACGCTGAGCAAGCTGCCGGCGTGCTGGCGGGCCACGGCATTACCGTGGATCCGCAGGCAATCACCACGCTGGAAGGTTTCCGCCAGCTGCGTCGCGAGCTGGATGCCCAGCCAACGCAGTATCTGGACAGCCGCATCCGTCGCTTCCAGAGCTTTGCGGAGATCAGCACCGAGCCCGGCCCGCACTTTGGCCTGGGGCTGGAGGCATACGCCACCTGGACTTCGCCTATCCGTAAATTCGGCGACATGATCAACCATCGTCTGCTCAAGGCGATTGTGCGCGGTGAAAGCATTGCGCGTCCGCAGGATGAGGTGACGGTCACCATGGGCGAACGCCGTCGTCTGAACCGCATGGCGGAACGTGACGTGGGCGACTGGCTCTATGCACGCTTCCTTGCCCCCTTTGCCGGTACCGATCGCAAATTCAGCGCAGAGATCATCGATGTCTCACGCGGCGGAATGCGCGTGCGCCTGCAGGAAAACGGCGCGGTTGCCTTTATCCCTGCCCCGTTCATTCACGCCGTGCGCGACGAACTGGTGTGCTCCCAGGAAAACGGCACTGTGCAGATCAAAGGTGAAGTCGCTTATCGCGTCACCGATATCATTGACGTGACCATCGCCGAAGTGCGTATGGAAACGCGCAGCGTGGTGGCCCGCCCCGCCGCCTGA
- a CDS encoding PTS transporter subunit EIIC: MKNLTSQIHAFGKALMMPISVIAAAGIFLGLAAALQNPAVTGDAFAHMQVPQLIIGFIRKVAAALFTNLPVFFTVACAIGLAKAEKATAAFAAIIGYIAMNVGISATLAAKGLTAATTTPQALQQAGMDQTTAMMHSAEYIQMLGIFTYNMSVLGGVIAGLMTVVLHNRFYTQQLPVAISFFGGRRFVPIVTILVLPLVGVLLALIWPTLGAGIAWVGQMIGRSGQYGAFLLGAGERLLIPTGLHHILNETVRFTPIGGMAVVDGQTIVGALNIFNTSLTHPGAIPDDTVRSATQFLAQGKIPVMMFGLPAAALAMYHTARPEHKQRVKALVLAGALTSFTTGITEPLEFCFIFVSPVLYILHALLTGLSFMLMSMLHLMIGNVQGGAIDLVVFGILGGSKTHWWWTLALGVVYAPLYYYGFRFVITRMNVETPGREAEEVQKPQQVAADERTRVIISGLGGEANIEDVDCCFTRLRVRVKEMKQVVDQTLLTTGANGVNRVSEHDVQVIYGPQVEKIANEVKSALGVA, encoded by the coding sequence ATGAAGAATCTGACCAGCCAAATTCACGCCTTCGGCAAAGCACTGATGATGCCCATCTCGGTGATTGCTGCCGCCGGGATATTTCTCGGGCTCGCCGCGGCGTTGCAAAACCCGGCAGTGACCGGCGATGCTTTTGCGCATATGCAGGTGCCACAGCTGATTATCGGCTTCATTCGCAAAGTGGCTGCGGCGCTGTTCACAAATCTGCCGGTGTTTTTCACCGTGGCCTGCGCCATCGGTCTGGCAAAAGCTGAGAAGGCCACGGCGGCGTTTGCGGCCATCATTGGTTATATCGCGATGAATGTGGGCATCAGCGCCACGCTGGCCGCCAAAGGGCTGACGGCGGCGACCACCACGCCACAGGCCCTGCAGCAGGCCGGCATGGATCAGACTACGGCAATGATGCACTCTGCTGAGTACATTCAGATGCTGGGCATTTTCACCTACAACATGAGCGTGCTGGGCGGCGTCATTGCCGGGCTGATGACGGTGGTGCTGCATAATCGCTTTTATACCCAGCAGCTACCGGTGGCGATCAGTTTTTTTGGCGGGCGGCGTTTTGTGCCGATTGTGACCATTCTGGTGCTGCCGCTGGTGGGCGTGCTGCTGGCGCTGATTTGGCCAACGCTGGGCGCGGGCATTGCCTGGGTGGGGCAGATGATCGGCAGGAGCGGACAGTACGGTGCTTTTCTGCTCGGCGCCGGCGAGCGTTTACTGATCCCCACCGGCCTGCATCATATCCTGAATGAAACCGTGCGCTTTACGCCTATCGGCGGCATGGCCGTGGTGGATGGCCAGACCATTGTCGGCGCGCTGAATATCTTTAATACCTCGCTGACCCATCCTGGCGCGATCCCCGATGACACCGTGCGCAGCGCGACACAGTTTCTGGCTCAGGGCAAGATTCCGGTCATGATGTTTGGCTTGCCGGCGGCTGCGCTGGCGATGTATCACACCGCCCGGCCCGAGCATAAGCAGCGGGTGAAAGCGCTGGTGCTGGCCGGGGCGCTGACCTCCTTTACCACCGGCATTACCGAACCGCTGGAGTTCTGCTTTATTTTCGTCTCCCCGGTGCTCTATATCCTGCACGCGCTGCTGACCGGGCTGTCCTTTATGCTGATGTCGATGCTGCACCTGATGATTGGTAACGTGCAGGGCGGCGCCATCGATCTGGTGGTGTTTGGCATTCTGGGCGGCAGCAAAACCCACTGGTGGTGGACGCTGGCGCTGGGCGTGGTTTACGCGCCGCTTTATTATTACGGGTTCCGCTTTGTGATCACGCGGATGAACGTAGAAACGCCGGGACGTGAAGCGGAGGAAGTGCAGAAGCCGCAGCAGGTTGCCGCCGATGAACGCACGCGTGTCATTATCAGCGGGCTGGGTGGCGAAGCGAATATAGAGGATGTCGATTGCTGCTTTACGCGCCTGCGCGTACGGGTGAAGGAGATGAAGCAGGTGGTAGACCAGACGCTGCTGACCACCGGTGCCAATGGTGTCAACCGCGTCAGCGAGCACGATGTGCAGGTGATTTACGGCCCGCAGGTTGAGAAAATCGCCAATGAGGTGAAAAGCGCCCTGGGTGTGGCTTAA